In a single window of the Raphanus sativus cultivar WK10039 chromosome 9, ASM80110v3, whole genome shotgun sequence genome:
- the LOC108826043 gene encoding agamous-like MADS-box protein AGL12 gives MVRGKIQLKRIENPVHRQVTFCKRRTGLLKKAKELSVLCDAEIGVVIFSPQGKLFELATKGTMEGVIDKYMKCTSGGCSSSSATYTAQEQLKPQNHDPKDEVNVLKQEIEMLQKGIRYRFGGGEGAMNLEELLLLEKHLEYWISQIRSAKMEIMFQEIQSLRNKEGVLKNANKYLLDKIEENNNSILYANLATVETNYSYPLAMPNEIFQF, from the exons ATGGTTCGTGGAAAGATTCAGCTGAAGAGGATTGAGAACCCGGTTCACAGACAAGTGACGTTCTGCAAGAGGAGAACCGGTCTTCTCAAGAAGGCGAAGGAGCTCTCTGTGCTCTGCGACGCCGAGATTGGTGTTGTGATCTTTTCTCCTCAAGGCAAGCTCTTTGAGCTTGCAACTAAAGG AACAATGGAGGGGGTGATTGATAAGTACATGAAGTGTACTAGTGGAGGTTGCAGTTCTTCTTCTGCTACTTATACTGCTCAAGAACAACTTAAACCCCAGAATCAT GATCCGAAAGATGAGGTTAATGTGCTTAAGCAAGAGATTGAGATGCTTCAGAAAGGAATAAG GTATAGgtttggaggaggagaagggGCGATGAATCTTGAAGAACTTCTTCTGCTTGAGAAGCATCTTGAGTATTGGATATCTCAGATCCGTTCTGCTAAG ATGGAGATTATGTTTCAAGAGATTCAGTCCTTGAGAAACAAG gAAGGAGTCCTCAAAAATGCCAACAAGTATCTCCTCGATAAG ATAGAAGAGAACAACAACAGCATTTTATATGCTAACCTCGCAACAGTGGAGACTAACTATTCTTATCCACTAGCCATGCCAAATGAAATATTTCAGTTCTAG